The following proteins are encoded in a genomic region of Arthrobacter jiangjiafuii:
- the secG gene encoding preprotein translocase subunit SecG — translation MEILKIVLLVLLAITSLLLTFLILLHKGRGGGMSDMFGGGMTSSMGSSGVAERNLNRFTVILGLSWGAVIIALGLIQRFAGEA, via the coding sequence GTGGAAATTCTGAAGATTGTCCTGCTGGTTCTTCTTGCCATCACCAGTCTGTTGCTGACCTTTCTCATCCTCCTGCACAAGGGGCGCGGCGGCGGCATGTCGGACATGTTCGGCGGCGGCATGACCAGCAGCATGGGATCCTCAGGTGTTGCCGAAAGGAACCTCAACCGCTTCACCGTCATCCTTGGACTGTCCTGGGGTGCCGTCATCATTGCCCTGGGCCTGATCCAGCGTTTCGCCGGCGAAGCGTAG
- the tpiA gene encoding triose-phosphate isomerase encodes MTTSTNGKFDRKPLIAGNWKMNMDHVQGITLLQKLAWTLKDAQHDYNRVEVAVFPPFTDLRSVQTLIRGDKLDIEFGAQDLSPKDSGAYTGDISGQFLSKLGCRYVLVGHSERRTVHGETDELLNEKLVAAYRNSLVPLLCVGEGLEIRQSGKHVQHTLEQVRRDLAGLDAEQVSALVIAYEPVWAIGTGEVAGPEDAQEMCSAIRSEIADLYDDAVAAKTRLLYGGSVKAANAASILKQRDVDGVLVGGASLDVTEFANIVRFEQHLVTD; translated from the coding sequence ATGACCACCTCGACCAATGGAAAGTTTGACCGGAAGCCGCTGATCGCGGGCAACTGGAAGATGAACATGGACCACGTCCAGGGCATCACGCTCCTGCAGAAGCTGGCCTGGACCCTGAAGGACGCCCAGCACGACTACAACCGCGTTGAGGTGGCCGTTTTTCCTCCGTTCACGGACCTGCGCAGCGTCCAGACCCTGATCCGGGGCGACAAGCTGGACATTGAGTTCGGTGCCCAGGATCTTTCCCCCAAGGACTCCGGCGCCTACACCGGCGACATCTCCGGGCAGTTCCTGTCGAAACTGGGCTGCCGGTATGTCCTGGTGGGGCACAGCGAACGCCGCACCGTGCACGGTGAGACCGATGAGCTGCTCAACGAGAAGCTGGTCGCGGCCTACCGCAACTCCCTGGTGCCGCTGCTCTGCGTCGGGGAGGGGCTGGAAATCCGCCAGTCAGGCAAGCATGTCCAGCACACCCTGGAGCAGGTCCGCCGCGACCTCGCCGGCCTGGACGCCGAGCAGGTATCCGCTCTGGTCATTGCCTATGAGCCGGTCTGGGCCATCGGTACCGGCGAGGTCGCCGGCCCCGAGGACGCACAGGAAATGTGCTCGGCCATCCGCTCTGAGATCGCGGATCTGTACGACGACGCCGTGGCGGCGAAGACGCGCCTGCTCTACGGCGGGTCCGTGAAGGCGGCAAATGCGGCCAGCATCCTGAAGCAGCGGGATGTCGACGGCGTGCTGGTTGGCGGGGCCAGTTTGGATGTGACCGAATTTGCTAATATTGTCAGGTTCGAACAACATCTGGTGACCGACTGA